In Acidobacteriota bacterium, the following proteins share a genomic window:
- a CDS encoding transcriptional regulator — protein MTTRRNVLEALVRAPRTASSLARELGIRRADIQHELEHALRSAEAAGYHVRVEPARCRTCGFEFDRDRLTKPGKCPKCRQSRIVEPLIVLSS, from the coding sequence ATGACGACGAGGCGGAACGTGCTCGAGGCGTTGGTGCGTGCGCCGCGAACCGCGTCGAGTCTCGCCCGCGAGCTCGGAATCCGCCGGGCCGACATCCAGCACGAGCTCGAGCACGCCCTTCGCTCGGCCGAAGCCGCCGGTTACCACGTCCGCGTCGAGCCTGCGCGATGCCGGACGTGCGGGTTCGAGTTCGATCGTGATCGGCTGACCAAACCGGGTAAGTGTCCGAAGTGCCGGCAGAGCCGCATCGTCGAGCCGCTGATCGTTCTGTCGAGCTAG
- a CDS encoding winged helix-turn-helix domain-containing protein encodes MASRHTFAFGPFTLDADARRLTRNGAIVRLTPRQFDLLHLFVRRPGEVLPVDRLISDAWSDVATTTNNLVQVVRKVRERLDPDDEQRYIQTLPRDGYRFAEPVTLVQPRATDAELDALLAPHRAFMDGRAALDTLERASLAPARTAFEEAIARHGRVPAFHVALANACALQFETTRADARPDVDALGVAATHAREACRLDPQYGEGWATLGFVLERTGRRDEALAALRRSIMLQPNEWRHQFRLAFAGWGYERLAAAERTVALSRGCPQAHWLAATVFVARDACGEAERELDAGIAELQEASGAGARLPFVALYWLKGLLALARGDTDEALGWFDRELALESAGHVYARECCANTWYAIGAVRLQRGDRAGAIAAFDEATARVPAHARAEAGRALAAAGAAAKAAPILEVAAKVGAGSNAAVHVASDSKAAAKAAPNAVASAALGSNDIALAAAGPMDRAIARATVLVASNDLVRAAALVDEALAAAPLGNAGWTIPIEPLLAVGDRRDAWTSVLARLRHRAS; translated from the coding sequence ATGGCGTCCCGGCACACGTTTGCGTTCGGACCCTTCACCCTCGACGCCGACGCGCGGCGCCTCACGCGCAACGGTGCGATCGTCCGCCTCACGCCGCGCCAGTTCGATCTGCTTCACCTCTTCGTCCGCCGGCCCGGCGAAGTGCTCCCGGTCGACCGCCTGATCAGTGACGCCTGGAGCGACGTGGCGACGACGACGAACAACTTGGTGCAGGTAGTCCGAAAGGTCCGCGAACGGCTGGATCCCGACGACGAGCAGCGCTACATCCAGACGCTGCCGCGCGACGGCTACCGGTTCGCAGAGCCAGTCACGCTCGTCCAGCCGCGCGCGACCGACGCGGAGCTCGACGCGCTGCTCGCGCCGCACCGCGCGTTCATGGACGGCCGCGCCGCCCTCGACACGCTGGAGCGAGCGAGCCTCGCGCCCGCGCGGACGGCGTTCGAAGAAGCGATCGCGCGTCACGGGCGCGTGCCCGCCTTCCACGTGGCGCTCGCCAACGCCTGCGCGCTGCAGTTCGAGACCACGCGTGCAGACGCGCGGCCCGACGTCGATGCGCTCGGCGTCGCGGCGACGCACGCGCGCGAAGCCTGCCGCCTCGATCCTCAGTACGGTGAAGGCTGGGCCACGCTCGGGTTCGTCCTCGAGCGGACGGGCAGGCGCGACGAGGCGCTCGCCGCCCTTCGGCGCAGCATCATGCTGCAGCCGAACGAATGGCGGCACCAGTTCCGGCTGGCGTTCGCGGGCTGGGGCTACGAGAGGCTCGCCGCGGCCGAGCGCACCGTGGCCCTCTCACGCGGCTGCCCGCAGGCGCACTGGCTGGCGGCGACCGTCTTCGTCGCGCGCGACGCCTGCGGCGAGGCCGAACGTGAGCTCGACGCCGGCATCGCGGAGCTGCAGGAGGCGTCGGGTGCCGGCGCACGTCTGCCGTTCGTGGCGCTGTACTGGCTGAAGGGACTGCTCGCGCTCGCGCGCGGCGACACCGACGAGGCGCTCGGGTGGTTCGATCGCGAGCTGGCGCTCGAGAGCGCCGGACACGTCTACGCCCGCGAGTGCTGCGCGAACACCTGGTATGCGATCGGCGCCGTGAGGCTGCAACGCGGCGATCGGGCTGGTGCGATCGCCGCGTTCGACGAGGCGACCGCGCGCGTGCCCGCGCACGCCAGGGCCGAGGCCGGGCGGGCGCTCGCCGCGGCGGGGGCCGCCGCGAAGGCGGCGCCGATCTTGGAGGTCGCCGCGAAGGTGGGGGCTGGCTCGAATGCCGCCGTGCACGTCGCGTCTGACTCGAAAGCCGCCGCGAAGGCGGCGCCGAATGCCGTGGCGAGCGCAGCATTGGGCTCGAACGACATCGCGCTTGCCGCCGCGGGTCCAATGGACCGCGCCATCGCGCGGGCGACCGTGCTCGTCGCGTCGAACGATCTCGTGCGCGCCGCGGCTCTCGTGGACGAGGCGCTGGCGGCCGCGCCGCTCGGAAACGCTGGGTGGACCATCCCGATCGAGCCGCTGCTCGCCGTCGGTGATCGACGCGACGCGTGGACGTCAGTGCTCGCGAGGCTGCGCCATCGCGCGAGCTGA
- a CDS encoding GMC family oxidoreductase, with product MPTSQPSPADVVIIGLGAAGGVAALPLARAGLTVVGLEAGRRHSPADFAPDELRNNVRGWPHAVQKANREIPTHRPNASSPTLPRLAVHPMMNAVGGTSLHYWAQSWRLNPWDFKVVSETTRRYGASRVPRGSTIEDWPLDYAELEPYYDAVEYEIGVSGKAGNVNGTIDPRGNVFEGPRRREYPMPPLRRTGFTEMMADAARSLGWRPFPGPAAINSQPNQDRSACMYHGYCDRGGCHVSAKNSTAVTTIPRAEATGRLTVVTEATVTRIEVDARGRASGVRYLKDGRELFQPARVVLLASYVYENVRLLLLSTSPAFPRGLSNNRGQVGRHYFAHNLGGGATALFPRDLNTWYGLPAQGTAVDDWADDNFDHSGLDFIGGGNLFLYSDRRPIAAANMNTFGKAPQWGSRWKAFVSENADRWKNAYLQKTTLPYEDNYLDLDPVVKDPLGFPVCRITFDFKENERRVAAFVQEKAVQWLQAAGAIAIERGSVNPTGPTTHAYGGTRMGFDAETNVVDRWGFSHEVPNLGILGASVMGTSGSRNPTLTVQALAWRTADHLVKSWSQRADA from the coding sequence ATGCCGACTAGCCAACCGAGCCCCGCGGACGTCGTCATCATCGGGCTCGGCGCGGCGGGCGGCGTTGCCGCTCTGCCGCTCGCCCGCGCGGGATTGACCGTCGTCGGGCTGGAAGCCGGCCGCCGGCATTCGCCCGCCGACTTCGCTCCGGACGAGCTGCGCAACAACGTCCGCGGCTGGCCGCACGCCGTGCAGAAGGCCAACCGCGAGATCCCGACCCATCGGCCCAACGCGTCGTCGCCCACGCTGCCGCGCCTGGCGGTACACCCGATGATGAACGCGGTGGGCGGCACGTCGCTCCACTACTGGGCCCAGAGCTGGCGGCTCAATCCCTGGGACTTCAAGGTCGTCAGCGAGACCACGCGGCGATACGGCGCGTCGAGGGTGCCGCGCGGCTCGACGATCGAGGACTGGCCGCTCGATTACGCCGAGCTCGAGCCGTACTACGACGCGGTCGAGTACGAGATCGGCGTCTCGGGCAAGGCGGGCAACGTCAACGGCACGATCGATCCTCGCGGCAACGTCTTCGAGGGGCCCCGCCGGCGCGAGTACCCGATGCCGCCGCTGCGCCGCACCGGCTTCACCGAGATGATGGCCGATGCCGCGCGCTCGCTCGGATGGCGCCCCTTCCCCGGGCCGGCCGCGATCAACTCGCAGCCGAATCAGGACCGCAGCGCCTGCATGTATCACGGCTACTGCGATCGCGGCGGCTGCCACGTGAGCGCGAAGAACTCCACCGCCGTCACGACGATCCCGCGCGCGGAGGCCACGGGACGACTGACCGTCGTCACCGAGGCGACGGTCACGAGGATCGAGGTGGATGCGAGAGGCCGCGCGTCGGGCGTGCGCTATCTCAAAGACGGACGGGAGCTCTTCCAGCCGGCGCGCGTCGTCCTGCTCGCCAGCTACGTGTACGAGAACGTGCGGCTGCTGCTGCTCTCGACGTCGCCGGCGTTCCCGCGGGGGCTGTCGAACAACCGCGGCCAGGTCGGCCGTCACTACTTCGCGCACAACCTCGGCGGCGGCGCGACGGCGCTGTTCCCGCGCGATCTGAACACCTGGTACGGGTTGCCGGCCCAGGGCACGGCCGTCGACGACTGGGCCGACGACAACTTCGATCACAGCGGGCTCGACTTCATCGGCGGCGGAAACCTCTTCCTCTACTCGGATCGCCGGCCGATCGCCGCGGCGAACATGAACACCTTCGGGAAGGCGCCGCAGTGGGGCTCCAGGTGGAAGGCGTTCGTCAGCGAGAACGCCGACCGGTGGAAGAACGCGTATCTGCAGAAGACGACGCTGCCGTACGAGGACAACTACCTCGATCTCGATCCCGTCGTGAAGGACCCGCTCGGATTCCCCGTGTGCCGCATCACGTTCGATTTCAAGGAGAACGAACGCCGGGTCGCGGCCTTCGTCCAGGAGAAAGCCGTCCAGTGGCTGCAGGCCGCCGGCGCGATCGCGATCGAGCGGGGCTCGGTCAATCCCACCGGGCCGACCACGCACGCGTACGGCGGCACGCGAATGGGGTTCGACGCGGAGACGAACGTGGTCGATCGCTGGGGCTTCTCGCACGAGGTGCCGAACCTCGGCATCCTGGGCGCCTCGGTCATGGGCACGAGCGGTTCGCGCAACCCGACGCTCACGGTGCAGGCGCTCGCGTGGCGCACCGCGGATCATCTCGTGAAGAGCTGGAGCCAGCGCGCGGACGCCTGA
- a CDS encoding gluconate 2-dehydrogenase subunit 3 family protein, with translation MDDSTKDTGTGVSRREWLKTAGLAGAAAVVPGALQQSVPAGGVVREPLETLTQPEADALEAVAARLIPSDEHGPGAREARAAHYIDRALGGALASSREAYRDGLAAVDRYARSTKGERFADLSPADQDAVLTDMERNVATGFVPSASAFFALLRTHTIHGTFCDPYYGGNRNFVGWDLIGYPGLRLAVAEADQRLDAKPAPSHTSAYDDAMFAPKPPRAGLWLRLIRHAD, from the coding sequence GTGGACGACTCGACGAAGGACACCGGAACCGGCGTGTCGCGCCGCGAGTGGCTGAAGACGGCGGGGCTCGCCGGCGCGGCAGCGGTGGTCCCCGGCGCGCTTCAGCAGAGCGTGCCGGCGGGCGGCGTCGTCCGCGAGCCGCTCGAGACGCTCACGCAGCCGGAAGCCGACGCGCTGGAAGCCGTCGCCGCGCGCCTCATTCCCAGCGACGAGCACGGCCCCGGCGCACGCGAAGCGCGCGCCGCCCACTACATCGATCGCGCGCTCGGCGGCGCCCTCGCATCATCGCGCGAGGCGTACCGCGATGGCCTCGCCGCCGTCGATCGGTACGCGCGGAGCACGAAGGGCGAGCGCTTCGCCGACCTGTCGCCGGCGGATCAGGATGCCGTGCTCACCGACATGGAACGCAACGTGGCCACGGGATTCGTTCCCAGCGCCTCGGCGTTCTTCGCGCTGCTCCGCACGCACACCATTCACGGCACGTTCTGCGATCCGTACTACGGCGGCAACCGCAACTTCGTCGGCTGGGATCTCATCGGCTATCCGGGTCTCCGCTTGGCCGTCGCCGAGGCCGACCAGCGGCTCGACGCGAAACCGGCGCCGAGCCATACGTCGGCGTACGACGATGCGATGTTCGCTCCGAAGCCGCCACGCGCGGGCCTGTGGCTCCGGCTGATCCGCCATGCCGACTAG
- a CDS encoding VWA domain-containing protein produces the protein MTWHPRLRGSAYVVAGSALAALLHGQALPDPPARSAPQSSGQAAPDVMRGRTTAVLVDVFPQRDGRIVEGLGPDDFELFEDGRRQVIQSFEFVRIEPAGAPQQDPDGLREMYAAAADPRNRLIVLFLDELHTSLGGSNAIARPLVDFLHRTVGAGDLVGLTTPRMLPQDITFVRDRARLEQYLRQRSSWGQRERALTERRDPVEDSIRQCFHDRFAATSIEPWLVDDGGVERYLDDVLIERRREEQVLTALAQLVPYLGRLREARTTLVILTDGWALFQPDRHLADELARDTRFASQRTGDRFGWRSLRRMMANPALSLYQTCADELLHLAEIDDARRLREIAAAANRANVTAYPVATTGLAAFDTTVREAPAPGAGAALMTRDTSRLRNRVTSLRTLAESTDGIAVVQSNDLAGGLERIGADVSAYYLLGYSPLNQKMDGKFRRIEVKVRAAGLSVKARRGYFATRKAVPESEEERIVGTPEQVDRVATALAALSPDTRRADREAGPGSLLGAATMFRASARRAAELERVIIAEFRRQERLRVVWTLAGDADAVSARLLDRRGQPLREHIDVGVERADGPRAVWVDLALGAFAAGDYVIEMTAGRGDLREIRDVAFRVVR, from the coding sequence ATGACGTGGCATCCACGCCTGCGCGGATCCGCGTACGTCGTCGCAGGTTCGGCTCTTGCCGCTCTGCTGCACGGTCAGGCGCTTCCCGATCCGCCCGCGCGTTCCGCCCCTCAGTCTTCGGGCCAGGCGGCACCGGACGTGATGCGCGGCAGGACGACCGCCGTCCTTGTCGACGTCTTTCCCCAGCGCGACGGCCGCATCGTCGAAGGTCTCGGCCCTGACGACTTCGAGCTGTTCGAGGACGGCAGGCGCCAGGTCATCCAGAGCTTCGAGTTCGTCCGCATCGAGCCCGCCGGCGCGCCGCAGCAGGATCCGGACGGGCTGCGCGAGATGTACGCGGCCGCGGCCGACCCGCGCAACCGGCTCATCGTGCTGTTCCTCGACGAGCTGCACACGAGCCTCGGCGGATCCAACGCGATCGCGCGGCCGCTCGTGGACTTCCTGCACCGCACGGTCGGGGCCGGCGACCTCGTCGGGCTCACGACGCCGCGGATGCTCCCGCAGGACATCACGTTCGTGCGCGATCGCGCTCGACTCGAGCAGTACCTGCGCCAGCGATCCTCGTGGGGACAGCGGGAGCGCGCCCTCACGGAGCGGCGCGATCCAGTCGAAGACTCGATTCGGCAGTGCTTCCACGATCGGTTCGCGGCGACGAGCATCGAGCCCTGGCTCGTCGACGACGGCGGCGTGGAGCGCTACCTCGACGACGTCCTGATCGAGCGCCGCCGCGAGGAGCAGGTGCTGACCGCGCTCGCGCAGCTCGTCCCGTACCTCGGGCGGCTGCGTGAAGCGCGCACCACGCTCGTCATCCTGACCGACGGCTGGGCGCTCTTCCAGCCCGATCGCCACCTCGCGGACGAGCTCGCGCGCGACACGCGGTTCGCCAGCCAGCGGACCGGCGACCGGTTCGGGTGGCGCAGTCTCCGCCGGATGATGGCCAATCCGGCGCTCTCGCTCTATCAGACGTGTGCCGACGAGTTGCTCCACCTCGCCGAGATCGACGACGCCCGACGGCTGCGCGAGATCGCCGCGGCCGCGAATCGAGCGAACGTCACCGCATATCCGGTCGCGACAACGGGCCTGGCGGCGTTCGACACGACGGTGCGCGAGGCGCCGGCGCCCGGGGCTGGCGCGGCGCTGATGACGCGCGACACCTCGCGGCTGCGAAACCGTGTGACGTCGCTGCGCACGCTCGCCGAGTCCACGGACGGCATCGCGGTCGTGCAGTCGAACGATCTGGCAGGCGGGCTGGAGCGAATCGGCGCCGACGTGTCTGCGTACTACCTGCTCGGCTACTCGCCGCTCAACCAGAAGATGGACGGAAAGTTCCGGCGGATCGAGGTGAAGGTCCGCGCGGCGGGCCTGAGCGTGAAGGCGCGGCGAGGGTACTTCGCGACGCGCAAGGCCGTTCCGGAGAGCGAGGAGGAGCGAATCGTCGGCACGCCGGAGCAGGTGGATCGCGTGGCGACGGCGCTCGCGGCGTTGTCGCCAGACACGCGGCGCGCCGATCGTGAAGCCGGGCCAGGGAGCCTGCTCGGTGCCGCGACGATGTTTCGCGCGTCGGCACGCCGTGCGGCCGAGCTCGAGCGGGTCATCATCGCCGAGTTCCGGCGCCAGGAGCGCCTGCGAGTCGTCTGGACGCTCGCCGGCGACGCCGATGCGGTGTCGGCCCGCCTGCTCGATCGGCGCGGGCAGCCGCTGCGCGAGCACATCGACGTCGGCGTAGAACGGGCTGACGGCCCACGTGCCGTCTGGGTGGACCTCGCTCTTGGCGCGTTCGCCGCCGGCGACTACGTGATCGAGATGACCGCCGGTCGAGGCGACCTGCGCGAGATCCGCGACGTGGCGTTTCGCGTGGTGCGCTGA
- a CDS encoding ABC transporter ATP-binding protein: MSADCVIQMQEISKVFYTDEVETHALADVSLTIARGEYLSISGPSGCGKSTLLSIIGLLDTPTSGRYLLNGRAVDGLSMGERAQVRNREIGFIFQSFNLIGDLTIYENIELPLTYRGMGAAERKERVLAALEKVGMAHRAKHVPSQLSGGQQQRVAVARAIAGSPSILLADEPTGNLDSKNGEAVMTLLRDLHHEGATICIVTHDPRYAHHAEREVSLFDGRVVGEQVLAPAS; encoded by the coding sequence ATGAGCGCGGACTGCGTGATTCAGATGCAAGAAATCTCCAAGGTGTTCTACACCGACGAAGTCGAAACCCATGCGCTCGCGGACGTGTCGCTCACGATCGCCCGCGGCGAGTACCTGTCGATCTCCGGCCCCTCGGGGTGCGGGAAGTCGACGCTGCTCTCGATCATCGGCCTGCTCGACACGCCGACGTCGGGCCGCTACCTGCTCAACGGCCGGGCGGTCGACGGGCTGTCGATGGGGGAACGCGCGCAGGTGCGCAATCGCGAGATCGGTTTCATCTTCCAGAGCTTCAACCTGATCGGCGATCTCACGATCTACGAGAACATCGAACTGCCGCTCACCTATCGCGGCATGGGCGCGGCCGAGCGCAAGGAGCGGGTGCTCGCGGCGCTCGAGAAGGTCGGCATGGCCCATCGGGCGAAGCACGTGCCGAGCCAGTTGTCCGGCGGCCAACAGCAGCGCGTCGCGGTCGCGCGCGCCATCGCCGGCTCGCCGTCCATCCTGCTGGCGGACGAGCCGACGGGCAACCTCGACTCGAAGAACGGCGAGGCCGTCATGACGCTCTTGCGCGATCTCCATCACGAAGGCGCCACCATCTGCATCGTCACGCACGACCCGCGCTACGCGCACCACGCCGAGCGCGAGGTCTCCCTCTTCGACGGCCGTGTCGTCGGCGAGCAGGTGCTCGCGCCGGCATCGTGA
- a CDS encoding HlyD family efflux transporter periplasmic adaptor subunit, with the protein MDMPRDPAFLTRRRRRRWLVGGAMAIVALGVSVAVARMEPAAPSIANSQAVLWFGTVKRGPMVREVRGAGTLVPEEIRWIPATTAGRVERILLQPGARVEPDTVIVELSNPDLEQSARSAELEWQSAIAQLGNQRVSLASTRASLEAAIVDYESAYEVALADFDMHRSLAGKGLIAEITLKQKQAVLNQASNRLGLAKRQLTSAVDNAAFQLAPLEAGVNQRKAAWQRLAQQVADLRVKATMTGQLQLIAVERGQQVGPGTNLARVSDPTRLKAELRISDTQTRDLAIGQRADVDTRSGHVPGEVVRIDPASRGGTVGVDVRLLGPLPAGARPDLGIDGTIELERLANVLFVESPPFGQEQSTISLFKVFPGGEARRTPVAVGRRSVQFIEVVQGLQEGDRVVLTDMSQYDSVDRVRLD; encoded by the coding sequence ATGGACATGCCACGGGATCCGGCCTTTCTGACGCGCAGGCGACGACGGCGATGGCTCGTCGGCGGGGCGATGGCGATCGTGGCGCTCGGCGTGAGCGTCGCCGTCGCGCGGATGGAGCCGGCCGCGCCGTCGATTGCCAACAGCCAGGCCGTGCTGTGGTTCGGCACGGTCAAGCGCGGCCCCATGGTGCGCGAGGTGCGAGGAGCCGGCACGCTCGTGCCGGAGGAAATCCGCTGGATCCCCGCGACGACCGCCGGCCGCGTCGAGCGGATCCTGCTCCAGCCCGGCGCCCGCGTGGAGCCCGACACCGTCATCGTGGAGCTCTCCAATCCCGATCTCGAGCAGAGCGCGCGCAGCGCCGAGCTCGAATGGCAGAGCGCGATCGCACAGCTCGGCAACCAGCGCGTCTCACTGGCGTCGACGCGCGCGAGCCTGGAGGCCGCCATCGTCGACTACGAATCGGCGTACGAGGTCGCGCTCGCGGACTTCGACATGCACCGAAGCCTCGCCGGCAAGGGGCTCATCGCGGAGATCACGCTCAAGCAGAAACAGGCGGTCCTCAATCAGGCCAGCAACCGGCTCGGCCTCGCGAAGCGGCAGTTGACGTCCGCCGTCGACAACGCCGCGTTCCAGCTCGCCCCGCTCGAGGCCGGCGTCAATCAGCGCAAGGCGGCCTGGCAGCGTCTCGCCCAGCAGGTCGCCGATCTGCGCGTGAAAGCCACGATGACGGGGCAGCTCCAGTTGATCGCCGTGGAACGAGGCCAGCAGGTCGGCCCGGGCACGAATCTGGCCCGCGTGTCGGATCCGACGCGATTGAAAGCGGAACTGCGCATCTCCGACACGCAGACGCGCGATCTGGCGATCGGCCAGCGCGCCGACGTCGACACGCGCAGCGGCCACGTGCCCGGCGAGGTCGTGCGCATCGATCCGGCGTCGCGGGGCGGCACGGTCGGCGTCGACGTTCGCCTGCTCGGCCCGCTGCCCGCCGGCGCCCGGCCGGACCTCGGCATCGACGGCACGATCGAGCTCGAGCGGCTGGCGAACGTGCTCTTCGTCGAGAGCCCGCCCTTCGGGCAGGAACAGAGCACGATCAGCTTGTTCAAGGTCTTTCCCGGCGGTGAGGCCCGGCGCACGCCGGTCGCCGTGGGCCGCCGGTCGGTGCAGTTCATCGAGGTCGTCCAGGGGCTGCAGGAGGGCGACCGCGTCGTGCTGACGGACATGTCCCAGTACGACAGTGTGGATCGAGTTCGGCTGGACTAA
- a CDS encoding PadR family transcriptional regulator has protein sequence MVVPHMSLLSGSRELKKGSAELLILALVADEARHGYDIAHLIERRSQGALTFHAASLYPLLYRLERRGWIKGRWVEKAHERRRRMYRITPAGRQVLAAQRLGWEAFVAAVNAITAPTHA, from the coding sequence ATGGTAGTCCCACATATGTCACTCCTCTCGGGATCGCGCGAGCTGAAGAAGGGCAGCGCGGAGCTGCTGATCCTGGCCCTCGTCGCCGACGAGGCCCGGCACGGCTATGACATCGCGCACCTCATCGAGCGGCGCTCGCAGGGCGCCCTGACGTTCCACGCGGCCTCGCTCTACCCGCTGCTCTATCGCCTCGAACGGCGCGGGTGGATCAAGGGCCGCTGGGTCGAGAAGGCTCACGAGCGCCGTCGGCGGATGTATCGCATCACGCCCGCCGGGCGTCAGGTGCTGGCGGCCCAGCGGTTGGGTTGGGAGGCGTTCGTCGCGGCGGTCAACGCCATCACCGCCCCGACGCATGCCTGA
- a CDS encoding FAD-dependent oxidoreductase, with protein sequence MSVDFTRGVSISSLPDGGTMAGKVGDEEVVLVRTGDRFFAVGAHCTHYHGALADGLVVGHTIRCPLHHACFDLATGEAVRAPALDPIACWDVRRQGDSVVVGGKVTANAPAAATDRRHHPSSVVIVGGGAAGLAAADMLRREGYEGPVTMISADADPPVDRPNLSKDYLAGEAQDDWIPLWPADRYAERRVDLVLDSRVASIDPAGRSLTLEDGSHRQFGALLIATGADPVQLHIPGAETGRVSYLRTFADSRAIVERARAATRAVVVGASFIGLEVAASLRARGIAVDVVAPDQHPFERVLGAEVGAFVQTLHEAQGVAFHLGQTVASIAGRTVTLSGGGTLDADFVVIGAGVRPSVAIAERAGLAVDRGITVDEFLETSARGIFAAGDVARWPDPHTGQRIRVEHWVVAERQGQVAAKNMLGRRERFDAVPFFWSQHYDVTIRYVGHAEQWDVVQVDGSLEARDATVTYLRDGRRLAVATVRRDRASLQAEVELETST encoded by the coding sequence ATGAGCGTCGACTTCACGCGCGGCGTGTCCATCTCGTCGCTGCCAGACGGCGGCACGATGGCCGGCAAGGTGGGTGACGAGGAGGTCGTGCTCGTGCGAACCGGCGATCGGTTCTTCGCCGTTGGGGCGCACTGCACGCACTATCACGGCGCGCTCGCCGACGGGCTCGTCGTCGGCCACACGATCCGCTGTCCGCTGCACCACGCGTGCTTCGACCTCGCGACCGGCGAAGCCGTCCGAGCCCCGGCGCTCGACCCGATCGCCTGTTGGGACGTTCGACGGCAGGGCGACAGCGTTGTCGTCGGCGGGAAGGTGACGGCGAACGCGCCGGCCGCCGCGACCGATCGCCGACATCATCCGTCCTCGGTCGTCATCGTCGGCGGCGGCGCGGCCGGCCTGGCGGCGGCCGACATGCTGCGCCGCGAGGGGTACGAGGGGCCGGTGACGATGATCAGCGCGGACGCCGATCCGCCAGTCGATCGTCCGAACCTCTCGAAGGACTACCTCGCCGGTGAGGCGCAGGACGACTGGATCCCGCTGTGGCCCGCCGACCGCTACGCGGAGCGCCGCGTCGACCTCGTCCTCGATTCACGCGTGGCGTCGATCGATCCCGCCGGTCGGAGCCTCACGCTCGAGGATGGCTCGCATCGGCAGTTCGGCGCCTTGCTGATCGCCACCGGTGCCGATCCCGTGCAACTGCACATTCCGGGCGCGGAGACGGGACGTGTGTCGTACCTCCGCACGTTCGCCGACAGCCGCGCGATCGTCGAGCGGGCACGGGCCGCGACGCGAGCCGTGGTCGTCGGCGCCAGCTTCATCGGGCTGGAGGTGGCGGCGTCGCTCCGGGCGCGCGGGATCGCCGTTGACGTCGTCGCGCCAGACCAGCATCCGTTCGAGCGAGTCCTGGGCGCGGAGGTGGGGGCGTTCGTGCAGACGCTGCACGAGGCGCAGGGCGTCGCGTTCCATCTGGGCCAGACGGTCGCGTCGATCGCGGGACGGACGGTCACGCTCAGCGGCGGCGGCACGCTCGACGCGGATTTCGTCGTCATCGGCGCCGGCGTGCGGCCGTCCGTCGCGATCGCCGAGCGCGCGGGGCTCGCCGTCGACCGCGGCATCACGGTCGACGAGTTCTTGGAGACCAGCGCGCGCGGCATCTTCGCGGCTGGAGACGTGGCCCGCTGGCCCGACCCGCACACCGGCCAGCGGATTCGCGTCGAGCATTGGGTGGTGGCGGAGCGCCAGGGGCAGGTCGCCGCGAAGAACATGCTCGGCCGGCGCGAGCGCTTCGACGCCGTGCCGTTCTTCTGGAGCCAGCATTACGACGTGACGATCAGGTACGTCGGGCACGCCGAACAGTGGGACGTGGTGCAGGTGGACGGATCGCTCGAGGCCCGCGACGCGACGGTCACCTACCTGCGCGACGGGCGGCGGCTGGCGGTCGCCACCGTCCGCCGCGATCGCGCGAGCCTCCAGGCCGAAGTCGAGCTCGAGACGTCGACCTGA